From Crateriforma spongiae:
TCATCGTTTCAGATTCTCGGGTCCAAGGCGTTTCGTTGACCGGCAGCGAACCGGCCGGACGCGCTGTCGCGGCTTTGGCCGGAAAGAACCTGAAACGCAGCGTTTTGGAACTCGGCGGCAACGACCCGTTCATCGTTCTGGAAGACGCGGACCTGGATGACGTCGTGGAAAAGGCTGTCCAAGGTCGCACCGTCAACGCGGGCCAGTCCTGCGTCGCCAGCAAGCGTTTCATTGTTGTCAGCGACATCGCCGATGAGTTCATGAAACGGTTCAAACAGGCGATGTCGTCGCTGCAGTTGGGCGATCCCATGGACGAAGAAACCACGTTGGCACCGCTGTCCAGCGAAAGCGCGGCGGTCAAACTGCAAGAACAAGTCCAATCGTCGATTGATGCCGGCGCCACCGTCGTGTTGGGCGGTGATCGCCCTGACCGCGAAGGTGCCTATTTCAATCCGACCATTTTGACTGATGTCACACCAGACAACCCGACCTTCGATCAAGAATTGTTTGGTCCGGTCGCGACCGTTTATGTGGTGGACGATGAAGACGCCGCCGTCGAACTGGCGAACCGTTCGTCCTACGGCCTGGGCGGCAGCGTGTATTCCACCGACCGTGAACGTGCCGAGCGCATCGCCCGCCGTGTCCATACCGGCATGATGTTCATCAACCAGCCGACAAAATCGCAGGCCGAATTGCCGTTCGGCGGGATCAAAAATTCCGGCTACGGCCGCGAACTTTCGCACCTGGGAATCTTGGAATTCGTCAACAAGAAGTTGATCCACCTGGGCCCACAGTCATGATCACTGCCACGACCATCCCGGGTCGTCGAACGTCACCACCGACGCACCGGTTGGTGACGTTTGGTTTGTCGCGACCGTCGCTACGGCTTCACCGGCAAAGCTTGGCGACTGGGTGCGGTGGGTTGCCCGGAATCAACAATCTGGCGGTAATCCTTCAGCAACTGGTCCACGGTGGCCCGGTATTCGGATTGGTCGACCAAGTTATGACTCTCGGTCGGATCATCCATCAAGTTGTACAAGCTTTTGGGTTCGAACAAGGTGCGCTTGTGATTGCTTTGGATGATCAATTTCCAAGGCATCCTTCGGAACATAACCTCATTCCTTGATCCGGCCTGTTGAACGAAATACGGGCGCGGTTGAAATTCGCCTTCACCAGTCAACAGTGGCAAGAAGTTATTCGAATCGGGCGCCTGACCCACAGGAATCTCGGTACCGACCAAGGCGGCAAGCGTTGCCACCAAGTCCTGGTTGACCACCAATTCGTCACAAACGCCCGCTTCGATTTGTGACGGCCAAACGGCGATGAAAGGAACTCGGTGGCCGCCTTCCAAGGGTGAATTCTTGCTGCCGTTCCATCCGCCGCCGGGTGCATAGCCGTGCTTGGCCGCTTTCCCGTCGGTCAAGCCGCCATTGTCAGACATCAGAACAATCAACGTGTTGTCATACGTGTCGGTGGACTTCAGCGCATCGACGATGCGTTTGATCTGCATGTCCAGTTCCGCCACCATGTCCAGGTGATTCGACGGCGTGGTTCCCTTGATCGGTTTGCCGTCAAACTCGGCCGGTGGACGGTGTGGCAGGTGAACCGCGTGAGTGCAGAAGTACAAAAAGAAAGGCTGGTCGTTCGTTGCCGCACTGCGAATGAAGTTACTGGCCTTTTGCGAAACAAGCTTGCCCAGCTGACTGGCATCCCAATTCGAATCTCCCAGCCCCGGTCCCTTGTCCGAAACGTCTTGCGGATGCTTTGCCGTTTGTTCGTTGAAGAAAATGATTTCCGAATCGTCGCCCAGGGGGAACCAAGTCTGGTTCTCATAAACCGTATAGATCGGTCCTTGAATTCCGCAGGGAACGGTGAAGTCATAATCAAATCCCATGTCGCGAGGGCCACCACCGACCATCTTTGACATGTCGACTTTGCCGGTCAGATCGCCATTCTTTGGTCCGCGATAGATCTGGTCTGATCCGGGAATCAGAAAGTCACCTCCAAGATGCCACTTGCCGACAAACCCGGTCCGATAACCGGCGTCTTGCACCACACTGCCCAAGGTGGCTTCGCCTTTGATCAGAGCGGACGGTGCGAACGTGCTCCAGACGCCCCAGGGCGCGTAGGATCGGTAACCATTCTTCCCGCTCATCACGCTGTAACGTGTCGGTGCACAAAGCGCCGTCGCGGAGTGTCCGTCGGTGAACCACAAGCCATGCTCGGCCAGCGCATCGATGTTGGGTGTGTCGACGATCGGATCCTGATTGCGAAACTTCCGCGCGTGAAAGCCGACGTCTCCCAGGCCCAAATCGTCTGCCATGATGACGACGATATTGGGCGATGTGCTGTCGGCCCAGCCATCGGCAACGGCCAATGTGATCAACAACGGAATCAGTAAGAAACGGTTCACGATTCGATTCTCTCATGCGAAACAGACGCGGGGCGGACAGTTCGGTGGGAACGGTCCATCGGCGGCCAGAAAAAGACACGCCTCGGATGTCTACAATAAACAAGTTTTCGCTCATCGACAGCCATCACGCCGGTCGCCGACGTCCAGCGGTCTTGGGTGATCGATCTATGCCAAAGCACGCACTGCTACAATGTGCCGCACCCCGGTCCTTCGACACTCGGCCCAAGTCGGCACAATTTTGCCACGCGATCGCCCTGTGCTCGTTGCCGATCGGAACATCCCATCCGCGATTATTCGGAGCCCGATATGTGCGATCCCAAAACCTACGAAGAAGACCTGAAGAAGTACTCCCGTCGTGACATTGGCGCTTTGGCCGCCGCCGGGATGGGAGCGGCGATGATGTTGCCCAGGGCAGCCAACGCGGTGGACGTCAGCGATCAAGACGTCACCATCGAAACTCCCGACGGTGTCTGTGACGCGTACTACGTCACGCCGGCATCAGGGGCTCACGCCGCCGTTCTGATCTGGCCCGACATCTTCGGTTTGCGGCCCGCGTTTCGACAGATGGGCAAACGCTTGGCCGAATCAGGTTACAGCGTTTTGGTGGTCAACCCGTTCTATCGAAAACAGAAAGCACCGACCGCCGCCAAAGGTGCCAGCACGCCGATCAACGATGTCCGTTCGCTTGCTCGCACGTTGTCACCCGAAACTCACACGACCGATGCCAAAGCATTCGTTGCTTGGTTGGATCAGCAGGCACAGGTCGACACATCCAAAAAGGTCGGCACCACGGGCTATTGCATGGGTGGCCCGATCGTCTTTCGCACGGCCGCGGCGGTTCCCGATCGCGTCGGTGCCGCGGCAACGTTCCACGGC
This genomic window contains:
- a CDS encoding NAD-dependent succinate-semialdehyde dehydrogenase: MTITSVNPATNETIRQFEALHKDDVTDAVNKAHEAFQTWQKTTFEQRKKCMLKFAKLLRDDADEYARIITLDMGKRISESQYEIEYCANIAEYYANGAEEFLADQSMNQDDADAYLRHEPLGVLLGVMPWNFPFYQVVRFATPNIMAGNTILLKHASNVPQCASTIEDLYKECGLPGGVYQNLFIPSEFVEVIVSDSRVQGVSLTGSEPAGRAVAALAGKNLKRSVLELGGNDPFIVLEDADLDDVVEKAVQGRTVNAGQSCVASKRFIVVSDIADEFMKRFKQAMSSLQLGDPMDEETTLAPLSSESAAVKLQEQVQSSIDAGATVVLGGDRPDREGAYFNPTILTDVTPDNPTFDQELFGPVATVYVVDDEDAAVELANRSSYGLGGSVYSTDRERAERIARRVHTGMMFINQPTKSQAELPFGGIKNSGYGRELSHLGILEFVNKKLIHLGPQS
- a CDS encoding sulfatase family protein codes for the protein MNRFLLIPLLITLAVADGWADSTSPNIVVIMADDLGLGDVGFHARKFRNQDPIVDTPNIDALAEHGLWFTDGHSATALCAPTRYSVMSGKNGYRSYAPWGVWSTFAPSALIKGEATLGSVVQDAGYRTGFVGKWHLGGDFLIPGSDQIYRGPKNGDLTGKVDMSKMVGGGPRDMGFDYDFTVPCGIQGPIYTVYENQTWFPLGDDSEIIFFNEQTAKHPQDVSDKGPGLGDSNWDASQLGKLVSQKASNFIRSAATNDQPFFLYFCTHAVHLPHRPPAEFDGKPIKGTTPSNHLDMVAELDMQIKRIVDALKSTDTYDNTLIVLMSDNGGLTDGKAAKHGYAPGGGWNGSKNSPLEGGHRVPFIAVWPSQIEAGVCDELVVNQDLVATLAALVGTEIPVGQAPDSNNFLPLLTGEGEFQPRPYFVQQAGSRNEVMFRRMPWKLIIQSNHKRTLFEPKSLYNLMDDPTESHNLVDQSEYRATVDQLLKDYRQIVDSGQPTAPSRQALPVKP
- a CDS encoding dienelactone hydrolase family protein, coding for MCDPKTYEEDLKKYSRRDIGALAAAGMGAAMMLPRAANAVDVSDQDVTIETPDGVCDAYYVTPASGAHAAVLIWPDIFGLRPAFRQMGKRLAESGYSVLVVNPFYRKQKAPTAAKGASTPINDVRSLARTLSPETHTTDAKAFVAWLDQQAQVDTSKKVGTTGYCMGGPIVFRTAAAVPDRVGAAATFHGGGLVSDSPDSPHLLIPEMEAQFLIAVAENDDQRDPEAKNVLKESFAQADLKAEIEVYPAGHGWCPPDTRVHNPEQAEKAWSRMLALFKETLA